The following are encoded together in the Cynocephalus volans isolate mCynVol1 chromosome 4, mCynVol1.pri, whole genome shotgun sequence genome:
- the LOC134376947 gene encoding putative olfactory receptor 10D4 translates to MKMRNDTMVAEFILLGIPETEGLEMALFFLFCSLYLCILLGNILVLSAIISSSRLHTPMYFFLGNLSIFDLGFSSTTAPKMLLYLSGNSRAISYAGCVSQLFFYHFLGCTECFLYTVMACDRFVAICFPLRYNVVMNHRVCSILATGTWMGGCVHAVILTSLTFQLPYCGSNKVGYYFCDMPAVLPLACEDTSLAQRVSFTNVGLLSLICFFLILVSYTRIGISIAKLRSAEGRQRARSTCSAHLTAILCAYGPMFIIYLQPNPRPLLGAVIQISNNLVTPTLNPLIYSLRNKDVKSALRNVFLKRGFNPENK, encoded by the coding sequence atgaaaatgagaaatgacaCAATGGTGGCTGAATTCATCCTGCTAGGAATCCCTGAGACAGAGGGCCTGGAGATGGCCCTCTTCTTCCTGTTCTGCTCCTTATACTTATGTATCCTCTTGGGGAACATCCTCGTCCTTTCAGCGATCATCTCCTCCTCTCGGCTTCACACTCCCATGTACTTTTTCTTAGGAAACCTCTCCATCTTTGACCTGGGTTTCTCTTCCACAACTGCCCCCAAGATGCTGCTCTACCTCTCAGGGAACAGCCGAGCCATCTCCTACGCAGGCTGCGTGTCCCAGCTCTTCTTCTACCATTTCCTGGGCTGCACCGAGTGTTTCCTGTACACGGTGATGGCCTGTGACCGCTTTGTTGccatatgttttcctttgagataCAATGTCGTCATGAACCACAGGGTGTGCTCTATATTGGCCACAGGGACCTGGATGGGTGGCTGTGTCCACGCCGTCATCCTAACCTCCCTCACCTTCCAGTTACCCTACTGCGGCTCCAACAAGGTGGGCTATTACTTCTGTGATATGCCTGCGGTGTTACCTCTAGCCTGTGAGGACACATCTCTAGCCCAGAGAGTAAGTTTTACGAATGTTGGTCTTTTGTCCctcatttgcttttttctcatCCTTGTTTCCTACACTCGCATTGGCATCTCCATAGCAAAACTCCGCTCAGCAGAGGGCAGGCAGCGGGCACGCTCCACCTGCAGCGCCCACCTCACTGCGATTCTTTGTGCTTACGGGCCCATGTTCATCATCTACCTGCAACCCAACCCCCGTCCCTTGCTCGGTGCTGTTATTCAGATATCGAATAATCTTGTAACCCCCACATTGAACCCTCTGATCTACAGCCTGAGAAATAAGGATGTAAAATCAGCCCTGAG